A single Anatilimnocola floriformis DNA region contains:
- a CDS encoding PVC-type heme-binding CxxCH protein yields the protein MHSLLIVLSLLAADPNPPKIHDDRLEIKLFAIDPQVTTPTGIAVDEKGIVYVVENNTHFRPKEYNRPELDRILRMQDTDGDGRADKVDEFYTGLRNTMSIAFEVDGSMLVATRMQIFRLRDKDGDGKAEERTDLVKLDTKGDYPHNGLSGFALDFSGNIYFGFGENLGADYKISGSDDKGLSGGSEGGNIYCCDPAGKNLRLVATGFWNPFHVTFDTYGRLFTVDNDPDSRPPCRLLHVVEGGDYGFRFRNGRKGVSPFTAWNGELPATLPMVAGTGEAPCAVMAYESDNLPAEYRGELLVTSWGDHRLERFTLQPRGASFSATMKPVVTGDQNFRPVGLALAPDGSLFMSDWVDKSYPIHGKGRIWHLRAKNPQKREPLSDDPALALAHPHRPWREAAARKLTREKAIEIATTDKNERARSAAAKQSFSDVPYLEGGQPAETIARLQPQLFVTLARFHELSLKEEQRKQLTPAEKAELERLGQKVVSDIGDLSKLADKPELLQAVIAVNAPLDMQQLPTATIYADPWLQLAAYRTFPPDLQNSIRTGKVSPLDIWEAAALQQVDAPNSRVIIPNLLDAANADLRFIGIRWAAESKLTDLVPKLEKQMEKEADNSRNFAALLLALDRLSGRNHENTGEYFAAKFLISNSKSVPAKIMALRMVSPNHADLSAKFLVDLSKQEDKTLQREAVRALRLRGGDEALARLREIASDETGDVQLRSEALLALSATDKQDRTLLLAIAHQAKNNPLRMESLRMLTGSELSEPETRDLLISMGQVDVRYSELLKRVLEPKTPATRPEPKDQAAWQKLTEGKGDPTVGERLFFHPKVASCFKCHEYKGRGGKIGPDLSTVAKSMTRERLLQSIVDPSREIAPQFTPWVIQAADGTVKTGVYVGEEIDGTVRYADSEGKIFKLHPRDVEDKKASEKSIMPEGLAATLTAQELRDLLEFLLQP from the coding sequence ATGCACTCTCTCCTGATCGTTCTCTCTCTCCTCGCCGCCGATCCGAATCCGCCGAAGATTCATGACGATCGGCTCGAAATCAAGTTGTTTGCGATCGATCCGCAGGTGACCACGCCGACGGGAATCGCGGTCGATGAAAAAGGGATCGTCTACGTTGTCGAGAACAACACGCACTTCAGGCCGAAGGAATACAACCGGCCGGAGCTCGATCGCATTCTGCGAATGCAAGACACCGATGGTGATGGCCGGGCCGACAAGGTCGACGAGTTTTACACCGGCCTGCGGAACACGATGAGCATCGCGTTCGAGGTCGATGGGTCGATGTTGGTCGCCACGCGGATGCAGATCTTTCGCCTGCGCGACAAAGACGGCGATGGTAAGGCCGAAGAGCGAACCGATTTGGTCAAGCTCGATACCAAGGGCGACTACCCGCATAACGGTCTGTCGGGTTTTGCTCTCGATTTCAGCGGCAATATCTACTTTGGCTTCGGTGAAAACCTGGGCGCCGATTACAAGATCAGCGGCAGTGATGACAAAGGCCTAAGCGGCGGCAGCGAGGGTGGCAACATTTATTGCTGCGACCCAGCCGGCAAGAATCTGCGGCTGGTGGCAACTGGCTTTTGGAATCCCTTCCATGTGACTTTCGATACCTACGGCCGGCTGTTCACGGTCGACAACGATCCCGATTCGCGTCCGCCGTGCCGGTTACTGCATGTCGTCGAAGGTGGCGACTATGGCTTTCGCTTTCGCAACGGCCGCAAGGGAGTGTCGCCATTCACGGCTTGGAACGGCGAATTGCCGGCAACGTTGCCGATGGTGGCCGGTACTGGCGAAGCACCTTGCGCGGTGATGGCATATGAGTCGGACAATCTGCCGGCCGAATACCGCGGCGAATTGCTCGTCACCAGCTGGGGCGATCATCGGCTGGAACGCTTCACGCTACAGCCACGCGGCGCTTCGTTCTCGGCGACGATGAAGCCCGTTGTCACCGGCGATCAAAACTTCCGCCCCGTCGGTCTGGCGCTGGCCCCCGATGGTTCGCTCTTCATGAGTGATTGGGTCGACAAGAGCTACCCGATTCACGGCAAGGGCCGCATCTGGCACCTGCGAGCCAAGAATCCCCAGAAGCGCGAACCGCTGAGCGATGATCCCGCGCTCGCGTTGGCCCATCCGCATCGTCCTTGGCGAGAAGCGGCGGCGCGGAAGTTGACTCGCGAGAAGGCGATTGAGATCGCAACTACCGACAAAAATGAACGAGCGCGATCGGCGGCCGCGAAGCAAAGCTTTTCCGACGTCCCGTATTTGGAAGGGGGGCAACCAGCAGAAACCATCGCACGGCTTCAACCACAGTTGTTCGTCACTCTCGCCCGCTTTCACGAGCTCTCCCTCAAAGAGGAACAACGCAAGCAACTTACGCCGGCAGAAAAAGCGGAGTTGGAAAGGCTGGGCCAGAAGGTTGTCAGCGATATTGGCGACTTGAGTAAGCTCGCGGATAAGCCAGAGCTGTTGCAGGCAGTCATTGCGGTCAACGCGCCGCTAGATATGCAGCAACTTCCCACTGCAACCATCTATGCGGATCCTTGGTTGCAACTTGCCGCTTACCGAACGTTCCCGCCGGATCTGCAGAACTCCATTCGCACTGGAAAGGTGTCGCCACTCGATATCTGGGAAGCAGCGGCACTTCAGCAGGTTGACGCGCCGAACTCGAGAGTAATTATTCCTAACCTATTAGATGCCGCAAATGCGGATCTGCGTTTTATCGGCATCCGTTGGGCCGCCGAGAGCAAGCTGACGGATCTCGTTCCCAAGCTCGAAAAGCAGATGGAAAAAGAAGCCGACAACAGCCGTAACTTTGCAGCCCTGCTGCTCGCTCTCGATCGTCTTTCCGGTCGTAATCATGAAAACACCGGCGAGTATTTTGCCGCGAAGTTTTTGATTTCTAATTCCAAGAGCGTGCCTGCCAAGATCATGGCTTTGCGGATGGTCTCGCCGAATCATGCTGATCTGTCGGCCAAGTTTTTGGTCGATCTGTCGAAGCAGGAAGACAAGACGCTGCAGCGCGAAGCGGTTCGCGCCTTGCGATTGCGCGGGGGAGATGAGGCACTCGCGCGACTGCGCGAGATTGCCAGCGATGAAACCGGCGACGTACAACTCCGCAGTGAAGCATTGCTGGCCTTATCGGCTACAGACAAGCAGGATCGTACGCTGCTGCTGGCAATCGCACACCAAGCCAAAAACAATCCGTTGCGAATGGAATCGCTACGGATGCTGACGGGTTCCGAATTGTCCGAGCCGGAGACCCGCGACTTGTTGATATCCATGGGGCAAGTGGATGTGCGCTACAGCGAATTGCTGAAGCGAGTGCTTGAACCCAAGACACCCGCGACAAGGCCTGAACCGAAGGATCAAGCGGCGTGGCAAAAGCTCACCGAAGGGAAAGGTGATCCCACCGTCGGCGAACGACTCTTCTTTCATCCCAAGGTCGCCAGCTGTTTCAAGTGCCACGAGTACAAAGGTCGCGGTGGCAAGATCGGGCCTGATCTATCGACGGTGGCAAAATCGATGACGCGCGAGCGGTTGTTGCAATCGATTGTCGATCCCAGCCGTGAGATCGCGCCGCAGTTCACTCCGTGGGTAATTCAAGCGGCGGATGGCACCGTGAAGACGGGCGTGTATGTCGGCGAAGAAATCGATGGCACGGTTCGCTACGCCGATAGCGAGGGGAAGATTTTCAAGCTGCACCCGCGCGATGTGGAAGACAAAAAAGCCAGCGAAAAATCGATCATGCCTGAGGGGTTAGCGGCGACGCTGACAGCGCAGGAACTGCGCGATCTGCTGGAGTTTTTGCTCCAGCCGTAG
- a CDS encoding transglutaminase-like domain-containing protein — MLRRTWLRTAAACAAVAAWPSQRGWSGLQDESFLGPTHSVTPVVGDGKWIWNEPPKDQTGYLEPRTFEVSIGLEFQGNGSASQLKATTPVPSEFPEQKIESLEVLTEGCEARVQPLTSGAAQLELAAPGIAKGQVIRAIAKMKLTLLKQYHGFAKEQFPEKQPKLPVDIKKNYLQDSPGIQTSDSEVRKVAQAIAEKNKHPWDQALAISAWIRETIKAQIGAYTSVAKAMQAKRGDCEEMSAVFVALCRSLQIPARLVWVPNHNWAECYLTNDKGEGHWLPVHVACYGWFGWTGAHELVIQKGDRVVHPQKGNTQRLLEDWMQWQGARPGFRFIGELKPLPPTGSTSNNDAGPGARRKEKNGAWRLTGDHPLDKYLRNT; from the coding sequence ATGCTCAGGCGAACGTGGTTGCGGACAGCGGCGGCGTGCGCGGCAGTTGCTGCCTGGCCTTCTCAGCGCGGATGGTCAGGCTTGCAGGATGAGTCTTTCCTCGGTCCGACGCACAGCGTCACGCCCGTTGTGGGCGATGGCAAATGGATTTGGAACGAGCCGCCCAAAGATCAAACGGGTTATCTCGAGCCGCGAACCTTCGAGGTCTCGATCGGTCTCGAATTTCAGGGCAACGGCTCGGCGAGTCAGTTGAAGGCCACCACACCCGTCCCGAGCGAATTTCCCGAACAGAAAATCGAATCTCTCGAAGTATTGACCGAAGGCTGCGAAGCCCGCGTGCAACCACTCACCAGCGGTGCCGCTCAACTCGAACTAGCAGCCCCCGGCATCGCCAAGGGACAAGTCATCCGCGCCATCGCCAAGATGAAGCTGACGCTGCTCAAGCAGTATCACGGGTTCGCCAAGGAACAGTTTCCCGAGAAGCAACCGAAGCTGCCGGTTGATATCAAAAAGAACTACCTGCAAGATAGCCCGGGCATTCAAACCAGCGACAGCGAAGTTCGCAAAGTCGCCCAGGCCATCGCCGAAAAAAACAAGCATCCTTGGGATCAAGCCCTGGCCATCAGTGCTTGGATTCGCGAGACGATCAAAGCCCAAATCGGCGCTTACACGAGCGTGGCCAAAGCCATGCAAGCCAAACGGGGCGACTGCGAGGAGATGTCGGCCGTCTTTGTTGCGCTTTGCCGTTCGTTGCAGATTCCCGCGCGGCTCGTATGGGTGCCGAATCACAATTGGGCCGAGTGTTACCTGACCAATGACAAAGGCGAAGGCCATTGGCTGCCGGTCCACGTTGCTTGCTACGGCTGGTTCGGCTGGACCGGGGCGCACGAACTGGTGATCCAAAAAGGGGATCGTGTCGTTCATCCGCAAAAGGGAAACACACAGCGGCTCCTCGAAGATTGGATGCAATGGCAAGGCGCTCGGCCCGGCTTCCGCTTTATCGGCGAACTCAAACCGCTGCCACCGACGGGTTCAACGTCGAACAACGACGCCGGCCCCGGCGCACGCCGTAAGGAAAAGAACGGCGCGTGGCGACTGACCGGCGATCATCCGCTGGATAAGTACCTGCGGAATACCTAG
- a CDS encoding Hpt domain-containing protein, which produces MAAVATGYFSTYCHDPDMTELIELFVQEMPDRLAVLEQHLEEANWSELARFAHQLKGAGGSYGFPQLTPVASRLEQLAKHTAPAAELEAALHDLVLVAEQLRTGAPEPA; this is translated from the coding sequence ATGGCGGCCGTCGCAACAGGTTATTTCTCCACTTACTGTCACGATCCGGACATGACGGAGCTCATCGAGCTCTTTGTCCAGGAGATGCCAGATCGACTGGCCGTGCTCGAGCAGCATCTCGAAGAAGCCAACTGGAGCGAACTCGCCCGGTTTGCCCATCAGCTCAAAGGCGCCGGCGGCAGCTATGGCTTTCCGCAATTGACGCCCGTCGCTTCCCGGCTAGAACAACTAGCCAAGCACACGGCGCCGGCCGCGGAACTCGAAGCGGCGCTCCATGATCTCGTGCTGGTTGCCGAACAGTTGCGAACGGGCGCGCCAGAGCCTGCTTAG
- a CDS encoding toxin-antitoxin system YwqK family antitoxin: MSEINQPAIVAKPWYRRFKPWQFSLRTLLVLMAIASAACWYYLLPKQQDEKIAGGYLVLQRQYRGVMNTNNGNAGFSTPIEVTHINDGFWRIKDLEGNLLVDGHYRQDQQHGWWTTYHPNGRIAVQGRMQTGGRIGVWKTWDVDGQQVSEVTYVLHTSDQWLPHRRQGPAKYWHVSGKLAAAGKFDQDERSGKWEEWNEQGELIAAGEYQQGKKSGDWQERSAETQKLVARQYVSGLPKEVFDAQLEQLTKRIEQGDIAQQVTLLSTAVDFGPAALPLLEKWAAKREQPHVQFAAILAVIQVGGKSEPFAAALANISETTPQLAAAARWESYRHIPNSREKHLRPLLEESRQLAINSPEAAVDLLRKMFAVDPPNRSAIFNELLPIVRTNFGKEPWSLLGASDQRLSTAPLRATWQTEIAPYLDEALDDSQPENRRAAVMLIRQILAEREEFARSASTQMSGLWKIPPNLVPLVERARRDSDPDVKELAENVDKAYFSKGGFGGGGGLF, encoded by the coding sequence ATGAGTGAAATTAATCAACCGGCCATCGTCGCCAAACCTTGGTACCGCCGTTTCAAACCATGGCAGTTCAGCCTGCGGACGCTGCTGGTGCTGATGGCGATTGCCAGCGCGGCGTGTTGGTATTACCTGTTGCCAAAGCAGCAAGACGAAAAGATCGCGGGCGGATACTTGGTGCTGCAGCGACAGTATCGGGGCGTGATGAACACGAACAATGGCAACGCGGGGTTTTCCACTCCGATTGAGGTTACGCATATCAACGACGGTTTTTGGCGGATCAAGGATCTCGAAGGAAACTTGCTCGTCGATGGTCACTATCGCCAGGATCAGCAGCATGGCTGGTGGACGACCTATCATCCCAACGGCCGAATTGCCGTGCAGGGGCGAATGCAGACCGGCGGGCGAATCGGGGTGTGGAAGACGTGGGACGTTGACGGCCAACAGGTGAGTGAAGTTACCTATGTGCTACACACTTCCGATCAATGGCTACCCCATCGGCGACAAGGACCGGCGAAGTACTGGCACGTGAGCGGTAAACTCGCCGCGGCAGGGAAGTTTGATCAAGATGAGCGCAGCGGCAAGTGGGAAGAATGGAACGAGCAAGGTGAACTCATCGCGGCGGGCGAGTATCAACAAGGAAAGAAGTCTGGCGACTGGCAGGAACGATCTGCCGAAACGCAGAAGCTCGTCGCGCGGCAATACGTATCTGGATTGCCGAAAGAGGTGTTCGACGCTCAGTTGGAGCAACTGACCAAACGGATCGAGCAGGGAGATATCGCGCAGCAGGTGACCTTGCTCAGTACCGCTGTTGACTTTGGTCCCGCCGCTTTGCCGTTGCTTGAAAAGTGGGCCGCGAAGAGGGAGCAGCCACACGTGCAGTTCGCGGCGATCTTGGCTGTGATCCAAGTCGGTGGCAAGAGCGAGCCGTTCGCAGCGGCCTTGGCGAATATCAGCGAGACCACGCCGCAATTGGCCGCGGCTGCGCGTTGGGAGAGCTATCGCCACATTCCGAATTCGCGGGAAAAGCACCTCCGACCTTTGCTTGAAGAAAGTCGCCAGTTGGCGATCAACTCTCCTGAGGCCGCCGTCGATTTGCTGCGCAAGATGTTCGCCGTCGATCCGCCGAACCGGTCGGCGATTTTTAACGAACTCCTCCCCATCGTCCGCACAAACTTTGGAAAAGAGCCGTGGAGTCTGCTGGGCGCGAGTGATCAACGACTTTCCACGGCCCCACTGCGGGCAACCTGGCAGACCGAAATCGCGCCGTATCTCGATGAGGCGCTCGATGATTCGCAACCCGAGAATCGCCGCGCTGCCGTCATGCTGATCCGCCAGATTCTCGCCGAGCGAGAAGAGTTTGCCCGATCGGCTTCGACACAGATGTCCGGCCTCTGGAAAATTCCGCCCAATCTGGTTCCCCTCGTGGAACGTGCTCGTCGCGACAGCGATCCGGATGTGAAGGAACTGGCCGAGAACGTGGACAAGGCGTACTTCTCGAAGGGCGGCTTCGGCGGCGGCGGTGGGCTGTTTTGA